One Myxococcales bacterium genomic window carries:
- a CDS encoding type II secretion system F family protein, whose amino-acid sequence MPKFQWEATTRSGETRRGVVEAADENAVGNRLRADQLTPRKIKKQRASINLALGSPVTPKELQVFTRQLATMIDAGLPLVQCLDILATQTENQSFQQKLYQIKSAVEQGSSFSDALRKHPKLFDELYVNLVGAGEVGGILDTILNRLAIYIEKAVKLKRQLKSALIYPTSIMCIALGVIAVMLGKVIPTFEAMYKNFEGAKLPKPTVVVINISNSFIGNWYLYFGAAAGIAVLIVLGVRTARGRQVLDRLLLRAPIIGNVLRKIIVARFTRTLGTLLTSGVPILDALDICAKTAGNVVVAAAISHTRAKISEGQDMAGPLAETGVFPSMVTQMIGVGEQTGAMDQMLQKIADFYEDEVDVAVAGMTALIEPVMMAFLGIVVGGLIVAMYLPVFELAGAIESK is encoded by the coding sequence ATGCCGAAATTCCAGTGGGAAGCGACCACGCGGTCGGGCGAGACCCGGCGCGGCGTCGTCGAGGCCGCCGACGAGAACGCGGTCGGCAACCGCCTGCGCGCCGATCAGCTGACGCCGCGCAAGATCAAGAAGCAACGGGCCTCGATCAACCTGGCGCTCGGCAGCCCGGTCACGCCCAAGGAGCTGCAGGTCTTCACCCGCCAGCTCGCGACGATGATCGACGCCGGCCTGCCGCTGGTGCAGTGCCTCGACATCCTCGCGACCCAGACCGAGAACCAGTCGTTCCAGCAGAAGCTGTACCAGATCAAGAGCGCGGTCGAGCAGGGCTCGTCGTTCTCCGACGCCCTGCGCAAGCACCCCAAGCTGTTCGACGAGCTCTACGTCAACCTGGTCGGCGCCGGCGAGGTCGGCGGCATCCTCGACACGATCCTCAACCGCCTGGCGATCTACATCGAGAAGGCGGTCAAGCTCAAGCGCCAGCTCAAGAGCGCGTTGATCTACCCGACCTCGATCATGTGTATCGCGCTGGGCGTGATCGCGGTCATGCTCGGCAAGGTCATCCCGACCTTCGAGGCGATGTACAAGAACTTCGAGGGCGCCAAGCTGCCGAAGCCGACCGTCGTCGTCATCAACATCTCGAACTCGTTCATCGGGAACTGGTACCTGTACTTCGGCGCCGCCGCCGGCATCGCGGTGCTGATCGTGCTCGGCGTGCGCACCGCCCGCGGCCGCCAGGTCCTCGATCGGCTCCTGCTCCGGGCCCCGATCATCGGCAACGTGCTGCGCAAGATCATCGTCGCGCGCTTCACCCGCACGCTCGGCACGCTGCTGACCTCGGGCGTGCCCATCCTCGACGCGCTCGACATCTGCGCCAAGACCGCCGGCAACGTCGTCGTGGCCGCCGCCATCAGCCACACCCGCGCCAAGATCTCCGAGGGTCAGGACATGGCCGGCCCGCTGGCCGAGACCGGGGTGTTCCCGTCGATGGTCACGCAGATGATCGGCGTCGGCGAGCAGACCGGCGCGATGGACCAGATGCTCCAGAAGATCGCCGACTTCTACGAGGACGAGGTCGACGTCGCCGTCGCCGGCATGACCGCGCTGATCGAGCCGGTGATGATGGCGTTCCTCGGCATCGTCGTCGGCGGCCTGATCGTCGCCATGTACCTGCCGGTGTTCGAGCTCGCGGGCGCCATCGAAAGCAAGTGA
- the pilB gene encoding type IV-A pilus assembly ATPase PilB produces the protein MSRIGELLVREKMLSLQQLQQAQDEAKRTGKRLGATLAKMGLVPDNVLTQMVARQYSLPAINLSELEIDPNVLKLIPKDICEKHQVIPVRRQGPTLIVAMADPSNIYAIDELKFLTQYNIDPVVASDGAIEAALARFYDKGPDLDAMIGDIDVENVDFASTSDDAVNVVDLENQAGEAPVVKLCNAILLSAIKKKASDIHVEPYEKYFRVRFRIDGILQEEMRPPLKLRNAMTSRLKIMASLDIAERRLPQDGRIKLKIGVNREMDFRVSVLPTLFGEKIVMRLLDKGNLQLDMTKLGFEIKPLDDFKKAIKKPYGMVLVTGPTGSGKTTTLYSALSELNTIDRNISTAEDPVEFNLAGINQVQMHDDIGLNFATALRSFLRQDPNIIMVGEIRDFETAEIAVKAALTGHLVLSTLHTNDAPSTVMRLLNMGVEPFLVTASVNLVIAQRLARRICNDCKVPAEKHTEALGKLGMTEEQVRRGTIMQGRGCGTCNNTGYKGRVALYEVMPFVDGLKELVLQGASAAELKAQMIKEGYHSLRMAGIGKILEGVTTPEEILRTTVDD, from the coding sequence ATGAGTCGCATCGGTGAGCTGCTGGTCCGCGAGAAGATGCTGTCGCTGCAGCAGCTTCAGCAGGCCCAGGACGAGGCCAAGCGCACCGGCAAGCGCCTGGGCGCGACCCTGGCCAAGATGGGCCTGGTCCCCGACAACGTGCTCACCCAGATGGTGGCGCGGCAGTACAGCCTGCCGGCGATCAACCTGTCCGAGCTCGAGATCGATCCCAACGTCCTCAAGCTCATCCCCAAGGACATCTGCGAGAAGCACCAGGTCATCCCGGTGCGGCGCCAGGGCCCGACCTTGATCGTGGCGATGGCCGACCCGTCGAACATCTACGCGATCGACGAGCTCAAGTTCCTCACCCAGTACAACATCGATCCGGTGGTCGCGTCCGACGGCGCGATCGAGGCGGCGCTGGCGCGGTTCTACGACAAGGGCCCCGACCTCGACGCGATGATCGGCGACATCGACGTCGAGAACGTCGACTTCGCGTCGACGTCCGACGACGCGGTCAACGTCGTCGACCTCGAGAACCAGGCCGGCGAGGCCCCGGTCGTCAAGCTCTGCAACGCGATCCTGCTGTCGGCGATCAAGAAGAAGGCGTCGGACATCCACGTCGAGCCGTACGAGAAGTACTTCCGCGTCCGGTTCCGCATCGACGGCATCCTCCAGGAGGAGATGCGGCCGCCGCTCAAGCTGCGGAACGCCATGACCAGCCGCCTCAAGATCATGGCGTCGCTCGACATCGCCGAGCGCCGGCTGCCGCAGGACGGCCGCATCAAGCTGAAGATCGGCGTCAACCGCGAGATGGACTTCCGCGTCAGCGTGCTGCCCACGCTGTTCGGCGAGAAGATCGTCATGCGTCTCCTCGACAAGGGCAACCTCCAGCTCGACATGACCAAGCTGGGGTTCGAGATCAAGCCCCTCGACGACTTCAAGAAGGCGATCAAGAAGCCGTACGGGATGGTGCTGGTGACCGGGCCGACCGGATCGGGCAAGACCACGACGCTGTACTCGGCCCTGTCCGAGCTCAACACGATCGACCGCAACATCTCGACCGCCGAGGACCCGGTCGAGTTCAACCTGGCCGGCATCAACCAGGTCCAGATGCACGACGACATCGGCCTCAACTTCGCCACGGCCCTGCGCTCGTTCCTGCGCCAGGACCCCAACATCATCATGGTCGGCGAGATCCGCGACTTCGAGACCGCGGAGATCGCGGTCAAGGCCGCGCTCACCGGCCACCTCGTCTTGTCGACGCTCCACACCAACGACGCGCCGTCGACGGTCATGCGCCTCCTGAACATGGGCGTCGAGCCGTTCCTGGTGACCGCCTCGGTCAACCTGGTCATCGCCCAGCGCCTGGCCCGACGCATCTGCAACGACTGCAAGGTGCCGGCCGAGAAGCACACCGAGGCCCTGGGCAAGCTGGGCATGACCGAGGAGCAGGTCCGGCGCGGCACGATCATGCAGGGCCGCGGCTGCGGCACCTGCAACAACACCGGCTACAAGGGCCGCGTCGCGCTCTACGAGGTCATGCCGTTCGTCGACGGGCTCAAGGAGCTCGTGCTCCAGGGCGCGTCGGCGGCCGAGCTCAAGGCCCAGATGATCAAGGAGGGCTACCACAGCCTGCGCATGGCCGGCATCGGCAAGATCCTCGAGGGCGTCACCACCCCCGAGGAGATCCTGCGCACCACCGTCGACGATTGA
- a CDS encoding tetratricopeptide repeat protein produces MTIIGRLLSIAALALLLIGSGAPDVLAQPTPPAGDKAEPAPPTPAQLEQAKAAFIEGKTLFDAKKFDLAVEKFKESYRLSRNPLLLYNVAFTFDQLGQKDLAHFYYAKFLADAPADAAQRPEAAARAKVLEKELGKEPPPDTNPPDGGGGTDVPPPDGGTKPPRPKKPPSEYTAEEFQHQIVEDAPPGRPLDLTAFVPEEAGWIVTMFYRGGGDAKFTSVQMKPRYNELVGRIPAGVMAGSSVQYYIEVRNAQGDMITRLGRPASPNIVYLDPKARPRYYPDLTDERDWVDPGGGGGGGGGGGGGGGSSYVPGGYFDAGSTKFKRAKWIATGTAVGMLGVSLTFYLLAADMSATLESEAALSNSTSRCSGQPKPCRSFNSERQAIQTAGERNELVSRISFGVGLAFTGLAGYLWYKEIARGERPADRTAAAKAGLGSLIAAPVVDSDFVGGAAMVRF; encoded by the coding sequence GTGACGATCATCGGTCGACTTCTCTCCATCGCTGCGCTCGCCCTGCTGCTCATCGGCAGCGGCGCGCCCGACGTCCTCGCGCAGCCGACGCCGCCCGCCGGCGACAAGGCCGAGCCCGCGCCGCCCACGCCGGCCCAGCTCGAGCAGGCCAAGGCGGCCTTCATCGAGGGCAAGACGCTGTTCGACGCCAAGAAGTTCGACCTCGCGGTCGAGAAGTTCAAGGAGTCGTACCGGCTGTCGCGCAACCCGCTGCTCCTCTACAACGTGGCGTTCACGTTCGATCAGCTCGGCCAGAAGGACCTCGCGCACTTCTACTACGCCAAGTTCCTCGCCGACGCCCCGGCCGACGCGGCCCAGCGACCCGAGGCCGCCGCCCGCGCCAAGGTGCTCGAGAAGGAGCTCGGCAAGGAGCCGCCGCCCGATACCAACCCGCCCGATGGTGGTGGCGGCACCGACGTGCCCCCGCCCGACGGCGGCACCAAGCCGCCGCGGCCCAAGAAGCCGCCGAGCGAGTACACCGCCGAGGAGTTCCAGCACCAGATCGTCGAGGACGCCCCGCCCGGGCGCCCGCTCGACCTGACCGCGTTCGTGCCCGAGGAGGCCGGCTGGATCGTGACGATGTTCTACCGCGGTGGCGGTGACGCCAAGTTCACCTCGGTGCAGATGAAGCCCCGCTACAACGAGCTGGTCGGGCGCATCCCGGCCGGCGTCATGGCGGGCAGCTCGGTGCAGTACTACATCGAGGTCCGCAACGCCCAGGGCGACATGATCACCCGCCTCGGTCGCCCCGCGAGCCCGAACATCGTCTACCTCGATCCCAAGGCGCGGCCGCGCTACTACCCCGATCTCACCGACGAGCGCGACTGGGTCGATCCCGGCGGCGGCGGCGGCGGTGGTGGTGGTGGTGGCGGCGGCGGCGGTTCGAGCTACGTGCCCGGCGGCTACTTCGACGCCGGCTCGACCAAGTTCAAGCGGGCCAAGTGGATCGCCACCGGCACCGCGGTCGGCATGCTGGGCGTGTCGCTGACGTTCTACCTGCTCGCCGCGGACATGTCCGCGACCCTCGAGTCCGAGGCCGCGCTGTCCAACAGCACGAGCCGCTGCAGCGGCCAGCCCAAGCCGTGCCGCTCGTTCAACAGCGAGCGCCAGGCGATCCAGACCGCCGGCGAGCGCAACGAGCTCGTCAGCCGCATCAGCTTCGGCGTCGGCCTGGCCTTCACCGGCCTGGCCGGCTACCTCTGGTACAAGGAGATCGCGCGTGGTGAGCGGCCCGCCGATCGCACCGCCGCGGCCAAGGCCGGCCTCGGCTCGCTGATCGCCGCTCCGGTGGTCGACTCCGACTTCGTCGGTGGCGCCGCCATGGTCCGTTTCTGA
- a CDS encoding PEGA domain-containing protein, translating to MSIGRGLASLLVLATIIASAPARADDGDAVEGSRPEVAVTVVVTAADGVKLGAARKATVAVSMERALRRDRRLLVVDQDDRLAARSNAIPDDAVAEARALLSTGEEMLRRGQAKAAVLKLQGASTQLASVLAWTQKQDLARAQLFLGSAQAVAGEPKAAIATFVALLAWRPEQLPDPDIEPTTVLPLWEKAQAQAKKLPLGSIDIATSPPGALAYVDGKMVGFTPTTVDGLTEGVHYVTMRRGGSTRRVEPVRISARTPASLAAVLEPSNGATDLAEATELLDSGVGEPIARAQAQAGLATMGDLLAVEHVVVVDVQAGEGQYRGYVYAIDGGARLGVTDIKVGERELEEAFAVAGADLYKQVATAKVAAKPKKARRPGKKGPSIFTRWWFWTGVGAVVAAGIAVPVVMELTDGPAPVTCPSGQSCGTVLYRF from the coding sequence GTGAGCATCGGCCGGGGGCTCGCGTCGCTCCTGGTGCTGGCGACGATCATCGCCAGCGCGCCCGCTCGCGCTGACGACGGCGACGCGGTCGAGGGCAGCCGCCCCGAGGTCGCGGTGACGGTGGTCGTGACCGCCGCCGACGGCGTCAAGCTCGGCGCCGCCCGCAAGGCGACCGTCGCGGTGTCGATGGAGCGCGCGCTGCGCCGGGATCGGCGGCTGCTGGTCGTGGATCAGGACGATCGCCTGGCGGCGCGCTCGAACGCGATCCCCGACGACGCCGTGGCCGAGGCCCGGGCGCTGCTCTCGACCGGCGAGGAGATGCTGCGCCGCGGCCAGGCCAAGGCGGCGGTGCTCAAGCTCCAGGGCGCGTCGACCCAGCTCGCGTCGGTGCTCGCCTGGACCCAGAAGCAAGATCTCGCGCGCGCCCAGCTGTTCCTCGGCAGCGCCCAGGCCGTCGCGGGCGAGCCCAAGGCCGCGATCGCCACGTTCGTGGCGCTCCTGGCCTGGCGCCCCGAGCAGCTGCCCGACCCGGACATCGAGCCGACGACGGTGCTGCCGCTGTGGGAGAAGGCCCAGGCCCAGGCCAAGAAGCTGCCGCTGGGCTCGATCGACATCGCGACCTCGCCCCCCGGCGCGCTGGCCTACGTCGACGGCAAGATGGTCGGGTTCACGCCGACGACGGTCGACGGCCTCACCGAGGGCGTCCACTACGTCACGATGCGGCGCGGCGGCTCGACCCGGCGGGTCGAGCCGGTGAGGATCTCGGCCCGGACCCCGGCGTCGTTGGCGGCGGTGCTCGAGCCGTCCAACGGCGCCACCGACCTCGCCGAGGCGACCGAGCTGCTCGACAGCGGCGTCGGCGAGCCGATCGCCCGGGCCCAGGCCCAGGCCGGCCTCGCCACGATGGGCGATCTGCTGGCGGTCGAGCACGTCGTGGTCGTGGACGTCCAGGCCGGCGAGGGCCAGTACCGCGGGTACGTCTACGCGATCGACGGCGGCGCCCGGCTGGGCGTGACCGACATCAAGGTGGGCGAGCGCGAGCTCGAGGAGGCGTTCGCGGTGGCCGGCGCCGATCTCTACAAGCAGGTGGCCACGGCCAAGGTGGCGGCGAAGCCCAAGAAGGCCCGCCGCCCCGGCAAGAAGGGTCCGTCGATCTTCACCCGCTGGTGGTTCTGGACCGGGGTCGGCGCGGTGGTCGCGGCCGGGATCGCCGTGCCGGTGGTGATGGAGCTGACCGACGGGCCAGCGCCGGTGACCTGCCCGAGCGGCCAGTCCTGCGGCACCGTCCTGTACCGGTTCTGA
- a CDS encoding ABC transporter ATP-binding protein encodes MAKPVISLRDITKSYGQGEAKTQVLRGVSLDVAPGELVALVGQSGSGKSTLLNIMGGLDKADGGEVKVLDHDYRTTSERDLARLRNTSIGFVFQAFNLLDHLTCLGNVTLSSAFAAGGKDADVRGREALDRVGLTRYATRLPSELSGGQKQRVAIARALFARPKLLLCDEPTGNLDSATGAEVIEFFQKLNRDDGVTLVIVTHERRVSNIAQRVVAMRDGNIVEGAGTDAHTAGSGDDLGGPA; translated from the coding sequence GTGGCCAAACCCGTCATCTCACTACGCGATATCACCAAGAGCTACGGCCAAGGCGAGGCCAAGACCCAGGTGCTCCGCGGCGTCTCCCTCGACGTCGCGCCGGGCGAGCTGGTCGCCCTGGTCGGCCAGTCCGGATCGGGCAAGTCGACCTTGCTCAACATCATGGGCGGGCTCGACAAGGCCGACGGCGGCGAGGTCAAGGTCCTCGACCACGACTACCGGACGACCAGCGAGCGCGATCTGGCGCGGCTGCGCAACACGTCGATCGGCTTCGTCTTCCAGGCGTTCAACCTGCTCGACCACCTGACCTGCCTCGGCAACGTGACGCTGTCGTCGGCCTTCGCCGCGGGCGGCAAGGACGCCGACGTCCGCGGCCGCGAGGCCCTCGACCGGGTCGGCCTGACCCGGTACGCGACCCGGCTGCCGTCGGAGCTCTCGGGCGGCCAGAAGCAGCGGGTCGCGATCGCCCGGGCCCTGTTCGCCCGGCCCAAGCTGCTCCTGTGCGACGAGCCGACCGGCAACCTCGACTCGGCCACCGGCGCCGAGGTGATCGAGTTCTTCCAGAAGCTCAACCGCGACGACGGCGTCACCCTCGTCATCGTCACCCACGAGCGCCGGGTGTCCAACATCGCCCAGCGCGTCGTCGCGATGCGCGACGGCAACATCGTCGAGGGCGCCGGCACCGACGCCCACACCGCCGGCAGCGGCGACGACCTCGGAGGTCCGGCATGA
- a CDS encoding class I SAM-dependent rRNA methyltransferase, which translates to MYREAVGARPLREAPGEVVEVVDGDGELVGRGLFEGDGTIAVRMWTRDDRAIDATLAATRVKRAIALRRRFCDLDKLGCLRIVNGESDGLPGVAIERYGDYLVAQLFSAAIPAAPALRDAIYDTLMAELGAKAIYEQRRYRSLGGEAPRQAAAELVRGAVAPVDFEVPEDDLRFSVDVTAPLSTGLFADLREGRRAVRAYAGDRRVLNLFSYTGAISVYAQAGGAREVCAVDVNAKSHARARKNFAASGFDPEKAEHIVGDAFKVLARFAERGRQFDLIALDPPAFASAAARGGKPWSAIKDYGELVAASLTVLEPGGLLAAASSTHKISSGEFDAALADGALKAGTALTIIDRRGLPVDFPVDPGFADGNYLKFAVAVRA; encoded by the coding sequence GTGTACCGCGAGGCCGTCGGCGCGCGGCCGCTGCGCGAGGCGCCCGGCGAGGTGGTCGAGGTCGTCGATGGGGACGGCGAGCTGGTCGGCCGCGGCCTGTTCGAGGGCGACGGCACGATCGCCGTGCGGATGTGGACCCGCGACGATCGCGCGATCGACGCGACCCTGGCCGCGACCCGGGTCAAGCGCGCGATCGCGCTGCGCCGCCGGTTCTGCGACCTCGACAAGCTCGGCTGCCTCCGGATCGTCAACGGCGAGTCCGACGGCCTGCCCGGCGTCGCGATCGAGCGGTACGGCGACTACCTGGTGGCGCAGCTGTTCTCGGCCGCGATCCCGGCGGCGCCGGCGCTGCGCGACGCGATCTACGACACGCTCATGGCCGAGCTGGGCGCCAAGGCGATCTACGAGCAGCGCCGCTACCGATCGCTGGGCGGCGAGGCGCCGCGCCAGGCCGCGGCCGAGCTCGTGCGCGGCGCGGTGGCGCCGGTCGACTTCGAGGTCCCCGAGGACGATCTCCGGTTCTCGGTCGACGTGACCGCGCCGCTGTCGACCGGGCTGTTCGCCGATCTGCGCGAGGGCCGCCGGGCGGTCCGGGCCTACGCCGGCGATCGCCGGGTCCTCAACCTGTTCAGCTACACCGGGGCGATCTCGGTCTACGCCCAGGCCGGCGGCGCCCGCGAGGTGTGCGCGGTCGACGTCAACGCCAAGTCGCACGCGCGCGCGCGCAAGAACTTCGCCGCGTCGGGGTTCGACCCCGAGAAGGCCGAGCACATCGTCGGCGACGCGTTCAAGGTGCTGGCGCGGTTCGCCGAGCGCGGCCGGCAGTTCGACCTGATCGCGCTCGATCCGCCGGCGTTCGCGTCGGCGGCGGCCCGCGGCGGCAAGCCGTGGAGCGCGATCAAGGACTACGGTGAGCTGGTCGCGGCGAGCCTGACGGTGCTCGAGCCCGGCGGCCTGCTGGCGGCGGCGTCGTCGACGCACAAGATCTCGAGCGGCGAGTTCGACGCGGCGCTCGCCGACGGCGCGCTCAAGGCCGGCACCGCGCTGACGATCATCGATCGCCGGGGCCTGCCGGTCGACTTCCCGGTCGATCCGGGCTTCGCCGACGGCAACTACCTCAAGTTCGCCGTGGCCGTGCGCGCGTAG
- a CDS encoding type IV pilus twitching motility protein PilT, with product MPPPSLHQLLKVMLDKGASDLHITTGSPPQLRIDGDLVPLRVEAMTPVDTKQLCYSVLTDAQKMAFEENLELDFSFGVKGLARFRANLFMQRGAVAGAFRLVPFTILPLEELGLPKTVSDMCERPRGLVLVTGPTGSGKSTTLASMLDRINTRHRAHIITIEDPIEFLHPHKNSLVNQREVGADTKNFEKALRHILRQDPDVVLIGEMRDLETIEAALTIAETGHLCLATLHTTSAIGSVNRIVDVFPAHQQSQIRQVLSFVLEGIISQTLIPRASGTGQVLAAEVLIPTPAVRNLIREDKLHQVYSQMQIGQSKHGMQTLNQSLCDLFVRRLITLEDAMARSSDVEELKNLIASGGQLGGGSGSNPGQRRGSEVG from the coding sequence ATGCCGCCCCCCAGCCTGCACCAGCTGCTGAAGGTCATGCTCGACAAGGGCGCGTCCGACCTGCACATCACGACCGGGTCGCCGCCCCAGCTGCGCATCGACGGCGACCTGGTGCCGCTGCGGGTCGAGGCGATGACGCCGGTCGACACCAAGCAGCTGTGCTACTCGGTCCTGACCGACGCCCAGAAGATGGCCTTCGAGGAGAACCTCGAGCTCGACTTCTCGTTCGGCGTGAAGGGCCTGGCCCGGTTCCGCGCCAACCTGTTCATGCAGCGCGGCGCCGTGGCCGGCGCGTTCCGCCTGGTGCCGTTCACGATCCTGCCGCTCGAGGAGCTCGGCCTGCCCAAGACCGTGTCCGACATGTGCGAGCGGCCGCGCGGGCTGGTGCTCGTGACCGGGCCGACCGGCTCGGGCAAGTCGACGACGCTCGCGTCGATGCTCGACCGGATCAACACCCGCCACCGCGCCCACATCATCACGATCGAGGACCCGATCGAGTTCTTGCACCCGCACAAGAACAGCCTCGTCAACCAGCGCGAGGTCGGGGCCGACACCAAGAACTTCGAGAAGGCCCTGCGCCACATCCTGCGCCAGGACCCCGACGTCGTGCTGATCGGCGAGATGCGCGACCTCGAGACGATCGAGGCGGCGCTGACGATCGCCGAGACCGGGCACCTGTGCCTGGCCACGCTCCACACCACCAGCGCGATCGGCAGCGTCAACCGCATCGTCGACGTCTTCCCGGCCCACCAGCAGTCGCAGATCCGCCAGGTGCTGTCGTTCGTGCTCGAGGGGATCATCAGCCAGACCCTGATCCCGCGCGCGTCCGGCACCGGCCAGGTGCTCGCGGCCGAGGTGCTGATCCCGACCCCCGCCGTCCGCAACCTGATCCGCGAGGACAAGCTGCACCAGGTCTACTCGCAGATGCAGATCGGGCAGTCCAAGCACGGCATGCAGACCCTCAACCAGTCGCTGTGCGATCTGTTCGTCCGGCGGCTGATCACGCTCGAGGACGCGATGGCCCGATCGTCTGACGTCGAGGAGCTCAAGAACCTGATCGCCAGCGGCGGTCAACTCGGGGGCGGCAGCGGCTCGAACCCGGGCCAGCGCCGCGGGTCGGAGGTGGGCTGA
- a CDS encoding PAS domain-containing protein gives MTTAAPVDAVGPGGPTLARRLTRLMLVRTVIISLVLGLSLWLGSGGSAAMRAPAERLLLGVVVVTYLSTIVYAVAMRRGVAPERLVWPQLAADLAITTVLVYVTGGAQSAYTFFYALSVVGAGAVTTRRGASVTAVVSIALAIAVGLAAWTQALPLPTIPQVEPWTQSPRELAVALGRTVGALVAVGVLAVLFVGELQRTQASLVSQRQVAADLVALNRDIVRSLSSGLLTIDDHGRVLTINQTGLDVLGANAATAVGGELDAVMPGLGARLAALAPTASLRRTDLTLPGEPARTIGITVSPLRDDADQVIGRVINFSDLTDLRRLEGIARRNERLATVGQLAAGVAHEIRNPLASISGSIELLSQSAPTSEDDRALMAIVLREIDRLNVLITELLDYANPRPRAIAPLDLAVMLDDVIAVLRQDRSWGPVAIAADDAGPLALEGDAAQLRQVVWNLARNACEAAAAGGGHVQLRARVDGAAIVLDVTDDGPGIAADHLAHIFDPFYTTKRKGTGLGLATCHAIVAEHGGTIDVASKLGQGATFTVRLPRPG, from the coding sequence GTGACGACCGCGGCGCCCGTCGACGCGGTCGGCCCCGGCGGCCCGACCCTGGCCCGGCGGCTGACCCGGCTGATGCTGGTCCGCACGGTCATCATCAGCCTGGTGCTGGGGCTGTCGCTGTGGCTCGGCAGCGGCGGGTCGGCGGCGATGCGCGCGCCGGCGGAGCGGCTCTTGCTCGGCGTGGTCGTGGTCACGTACCTGAGCACGATCGTCTACGCCGTGGCCATGCGGCGCGGCGTGGCGCCCGAGCGCCTGGTGTGGCCGCAGCTCGCCGCCGACCTCGCGATCACGACCGTGCTGGTCTACGTCACCGGCGGCGCCCAGAGCGCGTACACGTTCTTCTACGCGCTGTCGGTGGTCGGCGCCGGCGCGGTGACCACCCGCCGCGGCGCCTCGGTCACCGCGGTCGTGTCGATCGCCCTGGCGATCGCGGTCGGGCTCGCGGCCTGGACCCAGGCGCTGCCCCTGCCGACGATCCCCCAGGTCGAGCCGTGGACCCAGTCCCCGCGCGAGCTGGCGGTGGCGCTGGGGCGCACGGTCGGCGCGCTGGTCGCGGTCGGCGTGCTCGCCGTGCTGTTCGTCGGCGAGCTCCAGCGGACCCAGGCGTCGCTGGTGTCGCAGCGCCAGGTCGCCGCCGACCTCGTCGCGCTCAACCGCGACATCGTCCGGTCGCTGTCGAGCGGCCTGCTGACGATCGACGACCACGGCCGGGTGCTGACGATCAACCAGACCGGCCTCGACGTCCTCGGGGCCAACGCGGCGACCGCGGTCGGCGGCGAGCTCGACGCGGTCATGCCGGGCCTGGGCGCGCGCCTGGCCGCGCTGGCGCCGACCGCGTCGCTGCGGCGCACCGATCTGACGCTGCCGGGCGAGCCGGCGCGGACGATCGGCATCACCGTGTCGCCGCTGCGCGACGACGCCGATCAGGTCATCGGCCGGGTCATCAACTTCTCCGACCTGACCGACCTGCGCCGCCTCGAGGGGATCGCCCGGCGCAACGAGCGCCTGGCCACGGTCGGGCAGCTCGCCGCCGGCGTCGCCCACGAGATCCGCAACCCGCTCGCGTCGATCTCCGGCTCGATCGAGCTGCTCAGCCAGTCAGCGCCGACGTCCGAGGACGACCGCGCGCTGATGGCGATCGTGCTGCGCGAGATCGATCGCCTGAACGTGCTCATCACCGAGCTGCTCGACTACGCCAACCCGCGCCCGCGGGCGATCGCCCCGCTCGACCTCGCGGTCATGCTCGACGACGTGATCGCGGTTTTGCGCCAGGACCGCAGCTGGGGCCCAGTGGCGATCGCGGCCGACGACGCCGGCCCGCTGGCGCTCGAGGGCGACGCCGCCCAGCTGCGCCAGGTGGTGTGGAACCTGGCGCGCAACGCCTGCGAGGCCGCGGCGGCGGGCGGCGGCCACGTCCAGCTGCGGGCCCGTGTCGATGGCGCCGCGATCGTGCTCGACGTCACCGACGACGGCCCCGGCATCGCGGCCGATCACCTCGCCCACATCTTCGATCCGTTCTACACGACCAAGCGCAAGGGCACCGGCCTGGGCCTCGCGACCTGCCACGCGATCGTGGCCGAGCACGGCGGCACGATCGACGTCGCCAGCAAGCTCGGCCAGGGCGCGACGTTCACCGTGCGCCTGCCCCGCCCCGGCTGA